In Pseudomonas sp. GCEP-101, one DNA window encodes the following:
- a CDS encoding VOC family protein yields the protein MSTPFPVTRPSVIPCLRYRDAPQAIDWLCATFGFQRQLVVADDHGGIAHAQLALADGSGLVMLGSLHDNEYGRLMRQPDEIGGCTQSIYVVVKDAEVVYRAAVDAGAQIVIDIKDEDYGGQGFTCRDPEGHIWSFGTYDPWH from the coding sequence ATGTCCACACCTTTTCCCGTTACCCGCCCCAGCGTCATTCCCTGCCTGCGCTACCGCGATGCGCCCCAGGCCATCGACTGGCTGTGCGCCACGTTCGGCTTCCAGCGGCAACTGGTGGTCGCCGATGACCACGGCGGTATCGCCCACGCGCAGTTGGCCCTGGCCGACGGCAGCGGGCTGGTGATGCTCGGCTCGCTGCACGACAACGAATACGGCCGGCTGATGCGCCAGCCCGACGAGATCGGCGGCTGCACCCAGAGCATCTACGTGGTGGTGAAAGACGCCGAAGTCGTGTATCGCGCGGCCGTCGACGCCGGCGCGCAGATCGTCATCGACATCAAGGACGAGGACTACGGCGGCCAGGGCTTCACCTGCCGCGACCCGGAAGGGCACATCTGGAGTTTCGGCACCTACGATCCCTGGCACTGA
- a CDS encoding TonB-dependent receptor plug domain-containing protein codes for MQHSPDLNRRALRWSPVLFLCTLGSPLAAAPLDLADEVVSAPSVESTTVADMARYGSRLEVIDRQQIERAGPGADLTRVLQMYVPGLFVAPKNGPFDYGTYSLLGGRNDDTLILLDGVRLNNRLYGGIYLDTLPTTAVERIEVLKGGQGLLFGTQAVSGVINIITRSARSRVASGEVNLGLDTFKGRSGDARAEQIVQTGLGDLGLMAYVSHNRSDGYQPYRDRDMTDTLSDKRRSYDVNVFGAKAIQAIGEASRLELFYQNADAALDFARPTANRHTRNNRVQQIATATFQQRVGDDFSWFAKTHLNDWDTRYDRVYNLQGGGTQVLNHNDYWGFTDWGAQLEGKATLAGGHELVLGNDNQWYKGQDDVLIIDNQQAESHALYAQLRPSIAALPDWHPSLGVRREAIAGGEGATVWMLTSLYDLTRQLKLRGQFGTAFKLPTAEQLFVNEPGEEVGNRDLKPERSRNAELGLDYTGELFDQPWSGSVTLFRREITDLITLAGDQWVNGNGEITVRGAEASGQWQLGRRWQLWADATRNLVDSREGVAVNNIPQFFARLRLGYDDSQWGAGLATRYVGSIVSAQGDDYGHYTVLDGDAYRYLDAARAHRLSLLLENLLDRDYATGRTSNGLRQVDNLGRPRTAELRYTFSF; via the coding sequence TTGCAACACTCTCCCGACCTGAACCGGCGCGCGCTGCGCTGGAGTCCCGTTCTGTTCCTCTGCACGCTCGGCTCGCCGCTCGCGGCGGCGCCACTGGACCTGGCCGACGAAGTCGTCAGCGCGCCATCGGTGGAATCCACCACGGTAGCCGACATGGCCCGCTACGGCAGCCGGCTTGAGGTCATCGACCGCCAGCAGATCGAACGCGCCGGCCCCGGCGCCGACCTCACCCGCGTGCTGCAGATGTATGTGCCCGGCCTGTTCGTCGCGCCGAAGAACGGCCCGTTCGATTACGGCACCTACTCGCTGCTGGGCGGACGCAACGACGACACGCTGATCCTGCTGGACGGTGTGCGCCTGAACAACCGCCTCTACGGCGGCATCTACCTCGATACCCTGCCGACCACCGCGGTGGAGCGCATCGAGGTGCTCAAGGGCGGCCAGGGCTTGCTGTTTGGCACGCAGGCGGTATCCGGGGTGATCAACATCATCACCCGCAGCGCGCGCAGCCGCGTGGCATCCGGGGAAGTGAACCTCGGCCTGGACACTTTCAAGGGCCGCAGCGGAGACGCCCGCGCCGAGCAGATCGTGCAGACCGGCCTGGGCGACCTCGGGCTGATGGCCTACGTCAGCCACAACCGCTCCGACGGCTACCAGCCGTACCGCGACCGCGACATGACCGACACGCTGAGCGACAAGCGCCGCTCCTACGACGTCAACGTGTTCGGCGCCAAGGCCATCCAGGCCATCGGTGAGGCCTCGCGGCTGGAGCTGTTCTACCAGAATGCCGACGCCGCGCTGGATTTCGCCCGGCCCACCGCCAACCGCCACACCCGCAACAACCGCGTGCAGCAGATCGCCACGGCGACCTTCCAGCAGCGCGTCGGCGACGACTTCAGCTGGTTCGCCAAGACCCACCTCAACGACTGGGACACCCGTTACGACCGCGTCTACAACCTGCAGGGCGGCGGCACCCAGGTGCTCAACCACAACGACTACTGGGGCTTCACCGACTGGGGCGCGCAGCTCGAAGGCAAGGCGACGCTGGCGGGCGGCCACGAACTGGTCCTGGGCAATGACAACCAGTGGTACAAGGGCCAGGACGATGTGCTGATCATCGACAACCAGCAGGCCGAGTCCCACGCGCTCTATGCCCAACTGCGGCCGAGCATCGCGGCGCTGCCCGACTGGCACCCGAGCCTGGGGGTGCGCCGCGAGGCGATCGCCGGCGGCGAGGGCGCCACCGTGTGGATGCTCACCTCGCTCTATGACCTCACCCGGCAGCTGAAGCTGCGCGGCCAGTTCGGCACCGCCTTCAAGCTGCCCACCGCCGAGCAGCTGTTCGTCAACGAACCGGGCGAGGAAGTCGGCAACCGCGACCTCAAGCCCGAGCGCAGCCGCAACGCCGAGCTGGGCCTGGACTACACCGGCGAGCTGTTCGACCAGCCGTGGAGCGGCAGCGTCACGCTGTTCCGCCGCGAGATCACCGACCTCATCACCCTCGCCGGCGACCAGTGGGTGAACGGCAACGGCGAGATCACCGTGCGCGGGGCCGAAGCCAGCGGCCAGTGGCAGCTCGGTCGGCGCTGGCAGCTCTGGGCCGACGCCACGCGCAACCTGGTGGACAGCCGCGAGGGCGTGGCGGTGAACAACATCCCGCAGTTCTTCGCCCGCCTGCGCCTGGGCTACGACGACAGCCAGTGGGGGGCGGGGCTTGCCACGCGCTATGTCGGCTCCATCGTCAGCGCCCAGGGGGATGACTACGGCCACTACACGGTGCTCGACGGCGACGCCTACCGCTACCTCGATGCCGCCCGCGCACACCGCCTGAGCCTGCTGCTGGAGAACCTGCTGGACCGCGACTACGCCACCGGCCGCACCAGCAACGGCCTCCGCCAGGTGGACAACCTTGGCCGGCCGCGCACGGCCGAGCTGCGCTACACCTTCAGCTTCTGA
- a CDS encoding cupin domain-containing protein, with protein sequence MTQRQPINLQDKLGRITDTWQPRVIAEMNDYQFKVVKLHGDFVWHSHADTDETFIVLDGELRIDFRDGPLTLRAGELYVVPRGVEHKPYAEHEVQVMLIEPRGVLNTGDQGGERTAENDRWI encoded by the coding sequence GTGACCCAACGCCAACCGATCAACCTGCAGGACAAGCTCGGCCGCATCACTGACACCTGGCAGCCGCGGGTGATCGCCGAGATGAACGACTACCAGTTCAAGGTCGTGAAGCTGCACGGCGACTTCGTCTGGCACAGCCACGCCGACACCGACGAAACCTTCATCGTGCTCGACGGCGAGTTGCGCATCGACTTCCGCGACGGCCCGCTGACCCTGCGCGCCGGCGAGCTGTACGTGGTGCCGCGCGGCGTAGAGCACAAGCCCTATGCCGAGCACGAAGTGCAGGTGATGCTCATCGAACCGCGCGGCGTGCTGAACACCGGCGACCAGGGCGGCGAACGCACGGCGGAGAATGATCGCTGGATCTGA